The Metabacillus schmidteae genome has a segment encoding these proteins:
- the acpP gene encoding acyl carrier protein produces the protein MAEVLERVTKIIVDRLGVDEAEVKLESSFKDDLGADSLDVVELVMELEDEFDMEISDEDAEKIGTVGDAVNYINSKQ, from the coding sequence ATGGCAGAAGTATTAGAACGTGTAACAAAGATTATCGTTGACCGTTTAGGTGTTGATGAAGCTGAAGTAAAATTAGAGTCTTCATTTAAAGATGATCTTGGAGCAGATTCCCTTGATGTAGTTGAGCTTGTTATGGAACTTGAAGATGAGTTCGATATGGAAATTTCTGACGAAGATGCAGAAAAAATCGGTACAGTGGGTGACGCTGTTAACTACATAAATAGCAAACAGTAA
- the recG gene encoding ATP-dependent DNA helicase RecG, whose protein sequence is MNKLLEPISVLKGVGSETAELLNDVGIYTIQDLLEYFPYRYDDNSLRDLEDVKHDERVTVEGRVHSEPSLTFFGKKRSRLTFRLLVGRYLLSVVCFNRPYFKNKLTIDSTVTVTGKWDKHRQTITVQQLTFGPKQELSGIEPVYSVKGKLTVKGMRKFVSLALTNYLNDVEEILPNELLQKYKLITRRKALHTIHIPEEKEDLKSARRRFVYEEFLLFQLKMQALRKVQREQSKGIVHEYSKEKHNKFIDSLPFPLTNAQSRVVNEILQDMSSPYRMNRLLQGDVGSGKTVVAAIAFYAVVLSGYQGALMVPTEILAEQHADSLYKLFEPFNVKVALLTSSVKGKKRRELLEKVGDNEIQLLIGTHALIQDEIKFHNLGLVITDEQHRFGVEQRRLLREKGEHTDVLFMTATPIPRTLAITAFGEMDVSIIDELPAGRKAIETYWVKPNMLERILVFIEKELSKGRQAYVICPLIEESDKLDVQNALDVHSMLTSYYKGRFRIGLMHGRLSSDEKDTVMRSFSQNDIHVLVSTTVVEVGVNVPNATTMVIYDAERFGLSQLHQLRGRVGRGSAQSYCILLADPKSETGKERMKIMTETNDGFVLSERDLELRGPGDFFGKKQSGMPIFKVADMVHDYRALEVARQDAVELIQSNAFWEEEKYEPLREYLYQSGILEGEKLD, encoded by the coding sequence ATTAATAAATTATTAGAACCGATTTCTGTTTTAAAAGGTGTAGGAAGTGAAACAGCAGAATTATTGAATGATGTTGGAATCTATACAATACAAGATCTTCTTGAATATTTTCCATATCGTTATGATGATAATAGTTTGCGAGACTTGGAAGATGTAAAACATGATGAGCGAGTTACGGTTGAGGGAAGGGTTCATAGTGAGCCTTCTCTTACCTTTTTTGGAAAAAAACGTTCTCGATTAACGTTTCGCTTGCTTGTAGGACGGTACTTACTATCAGTTGTTTGTTTTAATCGCCCTTACTTTAAAAATAAACTAACTATTGATTCGACTGTCACAGTAACTGGAAAATGGGACAAGCATAGGCAAACGATTACAGTGCAACAATTAACGTTCGGTCCTAAGCAGGAACTGTCAGGAATAGAACCTGTTTACTCTGTAAAGGGTAAATTAACAGTAAAAGGAATGAGAAAATTTGTTTCGCTTGCATTAACAAATTATTTAAATGATGTTGAGGAAATCCTCCCAAATGAACTACTGCAAAAATATAAGTTGATAACCAGAAGAAAAGCCCTTCATACGATTCATATACCTGAAGAAAAAGAAGATTTAAAATCAGCTCGAAGGCGTTTTGTGTATGAAGAATTCTTATTATTTCAACTTAAAATGCAAGCTTTGAGAAAAGTACAGCGAGAACAATCAAAAGGCATTGTACATGAATACTCGAAGGAGAAACACAATAAATTTATTGATTCATTACCTTTTCCTCTTACAAATGCTCAATCAAGAGTAGTAAATGAAATTTTACAGGATATGTCGTCTCCCTATCGCATGAATCGATTATTACAGGGAGATGTTGGATCTGGAAAAACAGTTGTAGCTGCTATTGCTTTTTATGCAGTGGTATTATCCGGATATCAAGGGGCACTCATGGTTCCGACCGAAATTTTAGCGGAGCAACATGCCGATTCTCTTTATAAACTTTTTGAGCCGTTCAATGTGAAGGTTGCATTGCTGACAAGTTCAGTTAAGGGGAAAAAGAGAAGAGAATTGTTGGAAAAAGTAGGAGACAATGAGATTCAACTATTAATTGGTACTCATGCTTTAATACAAGATGAAATAAAGTTTCATAATCTTGGCCTTGTCATTACGGATGAGCAACATCGCTTTGGCGTAGAACAAAGACGATTGCTTCGTGAAAAGGGAGAGCATACAGATGTATTGTTTATGACTGCCACACCAATTCCTAGAACATTAGCTATAACAGCATTTGGTGAAATGGATGTATCGATCATCGATGAACTTCCTGCTGGAAGAAAGGCTATTGAAACATACTGGGTGAAACCAAATATGCTCGAGCGAATTCTTGTATTCATTGAAAAGGAATTATCAAAAGGGCGCCAGGCTTATGTTATTTGCCCATTGATTGAGGAATCTGATAAGTTAGATGTCCAAAATGCTCTTGATGTTCACAGTATGTTGACCTCTTACTACAAAGGGAGATTTCGGATCGGACTTATGCATGGAAGACTCTCATCTGATGAAAAAGACACTGTCATGAGAAGCTTTAGTCAAAATGATATTCATGTCTTGGTTTCTACTACCGTTGTAGAAGTTGGTGTTAATGTTCCAAATGCTACAACAATGGTTATTTATGATGCAGAACGATTTGGACTTTCTCAACTTCACCAATTAAGAGGTAGGGTTGGCCGAGGTAGCGCGCAATCATATTGTATTTTACTTGCTGATCCTAAATCAGAAACAGGTAAAGAACGAATGAAGATCATGACAGAGACAAATGATGGATTTGTCCTCTCAGAACGTGATCTGGAGCTAAGAGGGCCAGGAGACTTCTTCGGAAAAAAACAAAGTGGAATGCCAATTTTTAAGGTAGCAGATATGGTACATGATTATCGTGCATTAGAAGTAGCGAGGCAAGATGCAGTGGAACTTATACAATCAAATGCTTTTTGGGAAGAAGAAAAATATGAACCATTAAGAGAATACTTATATCAATCAGGCATTCTTGAGGGTGAAAAGCTGGATTGA
- the smc gene encoding chromosome segregation protein SMC: MFLKRLDIVGFKSFAERVTVDFVKGVTAVVGPNGSGKSNITDGIRWVLGEQSAKSLRGAKMEDIIFAGSDSRKSLNVAEVTLTLDNEDHFLPIDYHEVSVTRRVYRSGESEFFINKQSCRLKDIVDLFMDSGLGKEAFSIISQGKVEEILSSKSEERRSIFEEAAGVLKYKSRKKKAEYKLAETQENLNRVNDILYELEGQVEPLKIQASIAKDYLEKKEELEQIEVALTVFEIEELHKKYENLSKSVEKNKDLEGKLSASMQKKEAAVEQMKDHVSALDDSIDELQQVLLLASEELEKLEGRKEVLKERKKNAHLNKAQLEKTIADLTSLTSQLRHEKSEQEMLLEAYTNELELIKKDLTEKQKLALSYDQNIEELIEELKSEYFELLNEQATARNEISYLNEQLNQQERKNERLLDSNKRYVVERSEIIEKKLKIEANYSLAEKQLTDQIKSFRDTSAKLENLKNSYQKKESALYQAYQLLQQTRSRKEVLESMQEDYAGFFQGVKEVLKAKDKLVGIHGAVAELITTEKDFETAIEIALSSSMQHVVVEDEVAARKAIQFLKQNSYGRATFLPLSVIKERSINQHDLNMIQNHPAFIGIATNLVKYEPQFKSIIANLLGTVIVTSDLKGANDIAKLMNYRYRLVTLQGDVVNPGGSMTGGAVKQKNNSLLSRQRELEQIVEKLSVMEEKTEELENDVKATKENIVKQEKQLEELRSKGENLRLEEQRIRSEIREIELNEKNVNDHLTIYDSEREAFATEKERIDRRKKELEDKLQEVSKNIVELDIKIEEMSVKKNTQQTSKDELQAELTELKVILAGKQQLYENQKEKVERIHADLNQAQQKHDEASEDYSLLSNEMTSSSSGEEKLEEAATKKLQDKNKTIELIASRRDERLQLQGKLEYEETELKEIKRQDKQLQDILKDEEVKLNRLDVELDNRLNHLREEYLLTFEGAKEKFTLDIEVDEARKRVKLIKLAIDELGTVNLGAIDEYERVSERFTFLSEQRDDLLEAKDTLYQVIDEMDDEMKKRFEQTFNAIRSHFETVFQALFGGGRAELKLTDPTDLLNTGVEIVAQPPGKKLQNLGLLSGGERALTAIALLFSILKVRPVPFCVLDEVEAALDEANVHRFAQYLKKFSHETQFIVITHRKGTMEEADVLYGVTMQESGVSKLVSVRLEETKELVQS, from the coding sequence ATGTTCCTCAAACGTTTGGATATTGTAGGATTCAAGTCCTTTGCTGAAAGAGTCACCGTAGATTTTGTCAAAGGTGTTACCGCAGTAGTTGGACCTAATGGTAGTGGAAAAAGTAATATAACTGATGGAATTAGATGGGTACTTGGAGAACAGTCGGCCAAATCATTACGCGGAGCAAAAATGGAGGATATCATTTTTGCAGGGAGTGATTCTAGAAAAAGTTTAAATGTAGCCGAAGTAACCCTTACATTAGATAATGAAGATCATTTTCTTCCGATTGATTATCATGAAGTGAGTGTAACTCGCCGTGTATACCGGTCTGGAGAAAGTGAGTTTTTCATCAATAAACAAAGCTGTCGATTAAAAGATATTGTCGACCTATTTATGGATTCCGGATTAGGAAAAGAAGCATTCTCGATCATAAGCCAAGGGAAAGTGGAAGAAATTCTAAGCAGTAAATCTGAAGAAAGACGTTCGATATTTGAAGAAGCAGCAGGGGTTTTAAAATATAAATCTCGTAAGAAAAAGGCAGAATATAAACTTGCCGAAACACAAGAAAACTTAAATCGTGTAAACGATATTCTATATGAGCTGGAAGGCCAAGTCGAACCCTTAAAAATACAGGCTTCAATTGCTAAGGATTATCTGGAAAAAAAGGAAGAATTAGAACAGATTGAAGTTGCTTTAACAGTTTTTGAAATTGAAGAACTGCATAAAAAGTATGAAAATCTTTCAAAATCTGTAGAAAAAAATAAAGACTTAGAAGGTAAACTGTCAGCCTCTATGCAGAAAAAAGAAGCTGCTGTTGAACAGATGAAAGATCATGTGAGTGCATTAGATGACTCAATTGATGAACTTCAACAAGTGCTTTTATTAGCGAGTGAAGAATTAGAAAAGCTGGAAGGCAGAAAAGAAGTCCTTAAAGAGAGAAAGAAAAATGCACACCTAAATAAAGCTCAATTAGAAAAAACAATTGCTGACTTAACATCACTTACATCTCAATTACGTCATGAAAAATCAGAGCAGGAAATGCTGCTGGAAGCTTATACAAATGAACTAGAGTTGATAAAAAAGGATTTAACAGAAAAACAAAAGTTGGCACTATCATATGATCAAAATATTGAAGAGCTAATTGAAGAGTTAAAAAGTGAATATTTTGAATTGCTTAATGAGCAAGCTACAGCACGTAATGAGATTTCATATTTAAATGAACAATTAAATCAGCAAGAAAGAAAAAATGAGAGATTATTAGATTCAAACAAACGTTATGTGGTGGAGCGTTCTGAAATAATTGAAAAAAAATTAAAAATTGAAGCAAACTATTCACTAGCTGAGAAACAATTAACTGATCAAATAAAAAGTTTCCGAGATACATCAGCAAAACTGGAAAATCTTAAAAACTCATATCAAAAAAAAGAATCTGCATTATATCAGGCTTATCAATTATTACAACAAACAAGGTCAAGAAAAGAAGTACTAGAATCTATGCAGGAAGACTATGCAGGTTTCTTCCAAGGAGTTAAAGAAGTACTTAAAGCAAAAGACAAACTGGTAGGAATTCATGGAGCTGTTGCAGAATTAATTACGACTGAAAAAGATTTCGAGACAGCAATTGAGATTGCTTTAAGTAGCTCCATGCAACATGTAGTTGTTGAAGATGAAGTCGCTGCAAGAAAAGCAATCCAATTTTTAAAACAAAATTCTTATGGTCGTGCAACATTCTTACCTCTGTCTGTGATTAAGGAACGTTCAATCAACCAGCATGACTTGAACATGATTCAAAATCACCCGGCTTTTATCGGGATAGCTACAAATTTAGTGAAATATGAACCTCAATTTAAATCAATAATCGCTAACTTACTAGGCACTGTCATTGTTACATCAGATCTAAAAGGTGCAAACGATATTGCGAAGTTAATGAATTATCGATATCGTCTTGTCACTTTACAAGGAGATGTTGTAAATCCAGGGGGGTCAATGACTGGTGGAGCTGTTAAGCAAAAAAACAATTCCCTATTAAGTCGTCAACGGGAACTCGAACAAATTGTGGAAAAGCTATCGGTAATGGAAGAGAAAACAGAAGAGCTTGAAAACGATGTTAAGGCAACGAAAGAAAATATCGTAAAACAAGAAAAGCAGTTAGAGGAATTACGCTCAAAAGGTGAAAATCTTAGATTAGAGGAACAAAGAATACGCAGTGAAATTCGTGAGATTGAATTAAACGAAAAAAATGTAAATGATCATTTAACAATATATGATTCTGAACGAGAAGCATTTGCTACTGAAAAGGAACGAATAGATCGTCGCAAAAAAGAGCTTGAGGATAAACTTCAAGAAGTGTCAAAGAATATAGTCGAACTTGACATAAAAATTGAGGAAATGTCTGTGAAGAAAAATACACAGCAAACCTCAAAGGACGAGCTGCAGGCTGAACTAACAGAATTAAAGGTTATACTAGCTGGTAAACAACAATTATACGAAAATCAAAAAGAAAAAGTAGAAAGAATTCATGCTGATCTTAATCAAGCTCAACAAAAGCATGACGAGGCAAGTGAGGATTATTCTCTACTTTCAAATGAGATGACATCAAGCTCATCCGGTGAAGAAAAACTTGAAGAAGCTGCAACAAAAAAACTTCAAGATAAAAATAAAACGATCGAATTAATTGCAAGTAGACGAGACGAACGTCTTCAGTTGCAAGGAAAGCTTGAATATGAAGAAACTGAGCTAAAAGAGATAAAACGTCAGGATAAGCAATTACAAGATATCCTTAAAGATGAGGAAGTAAAGCTAAATCGTCTGGATGTAGAACTAGATAACCGCTTGAATCATTTACGTGAGGAATATCTCCTAACCTTTGAAGGAGCAAAAGAAAAATTCACTCTTGATATTGAGGTAGATGAAGCTAGGAAACGTGTAAAGCTAATCAAGCTTGCAATTGATGAGTTAGGAACGGTAAACTTAGGAGCGATTGATGAATATGAACGTGTTTCTGAGCGTTTTACTTTCTTATCAGAGCAACGAGATGATCTATTAGAAGCGAAAGACACGCTTTATCAAGTGATTGATGAAATGGATGACGAAATGAAGAAAAGGTTTGAACAAACATTCAATGCGATACGATCACACTTCGAAACTGTATTCCAAGCACTTTTTGGCGGGGGGAGAGCTGAGCTCAAACTTACAGATCCTACTGATTTGTTAAACACAGGTGTCGAAATTGTTGCACAACCACCCGGTAAGAAACTACAAAATCTTGGATTACTGTCTGGTGGAGAACGTGCTTTAACAGCTATAGCCTTATTATTCTCCATCCTGAAAGTCCGTCCTGTCCCGTTTTGTGTTTTGGATGAAGTAGAGGCAGCTCTCGATGAAGCCAATGTACATCGTTTTGCTCAATATTTAAAGAAGTTCAGTCATGAAACTCAGTTTATCGTTATTACACATCGTAAAGGTACTATGGAAGAGGCAGATGTATTATATGGGGTAACAATGCAAGAATCAGGAGTTTCAAAGCTTGTGTCCGTTAGATTAGAAGAGACTAAGGAATTAGTTCAATCTTAG
- the fabG gene encoding 3-oxoacyl-[acyl-carrier-protein] reductase — MLNNKVALVTGASRGIGKAIALDLAKNGARVAVNYAGNEAKANEVVDEIKASGGQAIAIKADVSNSEDVQQMIKEVIKEFGQLDILVNNAGITRDNLLMRMKDTEWDEVIDTNLKGVFLCTKAVTRQMMKQRNGRIINITSVVGVSGNPGQANYVAAKAGVIGLTKTTAKELASRNITVNAVAPGFITTDMTDELNDEIKADLLKQIPLATLGEPSDIANAVTFLASEKSKYITGQTLHINGGMVM, encoded by the coding sequence ATGCTAAACAATAAGGTTGCTTTAGTTACTGGAGCATCGCGTGGAATTGGAAAAGCAATCGCTTTAGACCTTGCAAAGAATGGAGCTCGTGTTGCTGTTAACTATGCAGGAAATGAAGCGAAAGCAAACGAAGTAGTGGATGAAATCAAAGCGAGTGGTGGACAAGCTATCGCAATTAAAGCAGACGTATCTAATAGTGAAGATGTTCAGCAAATGATAAAAGAAGTGATTAAGGAATTTGGTCAATTAGATATTCTTGTAAATAATGCAGGAATTACAAGAGATAACCTTCTCATGCGAATGAAAGATACGGAATGGGATGAAGTTATCGATACAAATTTAAAAGGTGTATTTCTTTGTACAAAAGCTGTTACAAGACAGATGATGAAGCAAAGAAATGGACGAATTATTAATATAACTTCTGTTGTTGGTGTGAGTGGAAATCCTGGTCAAGCAAATTATGTAGCAGCTAAAGCGGGAGTTATTGGGTTAACAAAAACAACAGCAAAGGAATTAGCATCAAGAAATATTACGGTAAATGCTGTTGCTCCTGGTTTTATAACCACAGACATGACAGATGAGCTAAATGACGAAATTAAAGCAGATTTACTTAAACAAATTCCGTTAGCCACTTTGGGAGAACCAAGTGATATAGCTAATGCAGTAACTTTCCTCGCTTCTGAGAAAAGCAAATATATCACAGGACAAACACTGCATATTAACGGTGGTATGGTAATGTGA
- the fapR gene encoding transcription factor FapR, which translates to MRKNKKERQLLLQETIANTPFITDEELAEKFQVSIQTIRLDRLELSIPELRERIKHVAEKKLDDEVKALPIEEVIGEIIDLQLDESAISILEIKKEHVFSRNQIARGHHLFAQANSLAVAMINDELALTEKANIHFTRQVKENERVIAKAKKVKSDSEQKRTTVEVNSFVGSELVFSGEFEMYRSNQTQR; encoded by the coding sequence ATGAGAAAAAATAAAAAAGAGAGACAGCTTTTATTACAGGAGACAATTGCAAACACACCATTCATAACCGATGAAGAACTAGCTGAGAAGTTTCAAGTTAGTATTCAAACGATACGCTTGGATAGGTTGGAATTATCCATTCCTGAATTAAGGGAACGAATAAAACACGTAGCTGAAAAGAAACTAGATGATGAAGTGAAGGCTTTGCCTATAGAAGAAGTAATTGGAGAGATCATAGATTTACAACTGGATGAGTCAGCGATTTCTATATTAGAAATTAAAAAAGAACATGTTTTTAGTAGAAATCAGATTGCCAGAGGACACCACTTATTTGCACAAGCAAATTCATTGGCAGTTGCGATGATAAATGATGAATTGGCATTAACAGAAAAGGCAAACATTCATTTTACAAGACAGGTAAAAGAAAATGAGCGTGTCATTGCCAAAGCGAAAAAAGTAAAAAGTGACTCAGAACAAAAACGAACAACGGTTGAAGTGAATAGTTTTGTTGGAAGTGAATTAGTTTTTTCTGGTGAGTTTGAAATGTATCGCTCAAATCAAACACAAAGGTAG
- the fabD gene encoding ACP S-malonyltransferase, translating to MTKIGFLFPGQGSQVVGMGKDFYQDIVESKEIFEKADKKLGQELKDLIFEGPQDTLTLTYNAQPALLTTSMAILEYVKKFNIQADFVAGHSLGEYSALVAAGVLSFEDAVYAVKKRGEYMDEAVPAGQGAMSAILGMTAEELEKITTDVTENGDSVQLANLNCPGQIVISGTAAGVEKASALAKENGAKRAIPLVVSGPFHSQLMKPAAENFDQVLSELSFNDASIPVIANVTAQPVVSHEEIKALLVKQLFSPVRWEESVRTMIQNGVTTFVEIGPGKVLTGLVKKIDRSVTVYNIFDLESLNVTVDKLKGEA from the coding sequence ATGACTAAAATTGGATTTTTATTTCCCGGTCAAGGCTCACAAGTTGTTGGCATGGGAAAGGACTTCTATCAAGATATTGTTGAGTCAAAAGAAATTTTTGAAAAAGCGGACAAAAAATTAGGACAAGAATTAAAGGACCTTATTTTTGAAGGACCACAAGATACACTAACATTGACTTATAATGCCCAACCGGCTTTATTAACAACAAGCATGGCCATATTAGAATATGTTAAGAAATTCAATATCCAGGCAGATTTTGTTGCAGGTCATAGCTTAGGGGAATACTCTGCTCTGGTTGCTGCTGGTGTATTGAGTTTTGAAGATGCTGTTTACGCAGTGAAAAAACGCGGGGAATATATGGATGAGGCGGTACCTGCAGGACAGGGCGCAATGTCAGCCATTTTAGGTATGACTGCAGAGGAATTAGAAAAGATCACAACAGACGTGACTGAAAATGGTGATTCTGTACAATTAGCGAATTTAAACTGTCCTGGACAAATCGTTATTTCCGGAACAGCTGCAGGGGTTGAAAAGGCATCCGCATTAGCAAAAGAAAATGGTGCAAAACGAGCAATTCCATTAGTTGTTAGTGGTCCTTTTCATTCTCAATTAATGAAGCCTGCTGCTGAAAACTTTGATCAGGTATTATCTGAATTAAGCTTTAATGATGCTTCCATCCCGGTTATTGCTAATGTAACAGCTCAACCGGTAGTTAGTCACGAAGAAATTAAGGCTTTATTAGTCAAACAGTTATTCTCACCTGTAAGATGGGAAGAATCAGTAAGAACAATGATTCAAAATGGCGTGACAACATTTGTAGAAATCGGTCCTGGTAAAGTATTAACGGGATTAGTGAAAAAAATAGATCGTTCTGTAACAGTTTATAATATCTTCGATCTTGAATCTTTAAATGTAACTGTAGACAAACTGAAGGGGGAAGCCTAA
- the rnc gene encoding ribonuclease III encodes MARHINYKERRSFAKKAEEFKKFQVNIGHTFANEKLLYQAFTHSSYVNEHRKKPYEDNERLEFLGDAVLELTISQYLYKKYPMMSEGELTKLRAAIVCEPSLVGFANSLSFGSLVLLGKGEEMTGGRTRPALLADVFEAFIGALYLDQGLEAVVQFLNKFVIPKVDEGAFSHVMDFKSQLQELVQRDTKGILEYKILQEKGPAHNREFISTVSLDGEVYGTGSGKSKKEAEQHAAQEALSKLQQINK; translated from the coding sequence ATGGCAAGACATATAAATTATAAAGAGAGACGCTCTTTTGCAAAAAAAGCTGAAGAGTTCAAAAAATTCCAAGTGAATATTGGTCATACATTTGCGAACGAAAAGCTCTTGTACCAAGCTTTTACTCATTCATCATATGTTAATGAACACCGAAAAAAACCGTATGAAGACAATGAGAGATTAGAATTTCTAGGTGACGCAGTTCTTGAATTAACAATTTCTCAATACCTCTACAAGAAATATCCAATGATGAGTGAAGGGGAATTAACAAAATTACGTGCTGCTATCGTATGTGAGCCTTCACTTGTAGGCTTCGCTAATTCTCTTTCATTTGGTAGTTTGGTGTTATTAGGTAAAGGTGAGGAAATGACGGGTGGACGAACTCGACCTGCATTACTTGCGGATGTATTCGAAGCCTTCATTGGGGCGCTATATTTAGATCAAGGTCTTGAGGCTGTTGTACAATTTTTAAATAAGTTTGTCATTCCGAAAGTTGATGAAGGTGCCTTTTCACATGTAATGGATTTCAAGAGTCAGCTCCAAGAACTTGTACAAAGAGATACAAAGGGGATTTTGGAATATAAAATCCTTCAAGAAAAAGGACCCGCACATAATCGTGAATTTATCTCAACTGTTTCTTTGGATGGTGAGGTATATGGTACTGGTAGTGGCAAGTCGAAGAAAGAAGCGGAGCAGCATGCTGCCCAAGAAGCGCTTTCGAAGCTGCAGCAAATAAATAAATAG
- the plsX gene encoding phosphate acyltransferase PlsX produces the protein MKLAIDAMGGDHAPQAIVEGVMKAIAVFPDLEVTLIGQEHKIKTYLSDSTRINIIHTDEIIEGTDEPVRAVRRKKNASLVLTANEVKEGRADGCISAGNTGALMTAGLLVVGRIEGIERPALSPTLPTLDGKGFVFLDVGANVDAKPEHLLQYAIMGSVYAEKVRGIKHPRVGLLNVGTEDKKGNDLTKQTFDLLKEANLNFIGNIESRDLMESVADVVVTDGFTGNIALKTIEGTALSVFSMLKSALTSNFTSKLAAGILKPQLKTIKQQMDYSEYGGAALFGLKAPVIKAHGSSDANAIYNAIRQTREMVTNDVSGTILSSIKG, from the coding sequence ATGAAGCTAGCGATCGATGCAATGGGTGGAGATCATGCACCACAAGCAATAGTTGAAGGTGTCATGAAAGCTATAGCTGTATTTCCAGATCTGGAGGTCACGCTCATTGGTCAAGAACATAAAATAAAAACATATTTATCAGATTCTACAAGAATCAATATTATACATACTGATGAAATTATTGAAGGAACAGACGAACCTGTTCGTGCAGTTCGACGAAAAAAAAATGCATCGTTGGTCTTAACAGCTAATGAAGTCAAAGAAGGAAGGGCAGATGGGTGTATATCAGCAGGTAACACAGGCGCTCTCATGACAGCGGGATTGTTAGTTGTGGGCAGAATTGAAGGTATTGAAAGGCCTGCATTATCGCCAACCTTGCCAACCTTGGATGGTAAAGGATTTGTGTTTTTAGATGTGGGAGCTAATGTCGATGCTAAACCAGAGCACTTACTTCAATATGCTATTATGGGATCGGTATATGCTGAAAAAGTTAGAGGAATTAAACATCCCCGAGTAGGATTATTAAATGTCGGTACAGAAGATAAAAAAGGGAATGACTTAACAAAGCAAACCTTTGATCTGTTAAAAGAAGCAAATCTTAATTTTATTGGAAATATTGAATCACGAGATTTAATGGAATCTGTGGCAGATGTTGTTGTAACAGATGGGTTTACAGGAAATATTGCCCTCAAAACGATTGAAGGGACAGCTCTTTCTGTCTTCTCAATGTTGAAGTCTGCTTTAACAAGTAATTTTACATCAAAGCTTGCTGCAGGAATATTAAAACCACAATTGAAAACAATTAAACAACAAATGGATTATTCAGAGTATGGTGGTGCTGCTTTATTTGGATTAAAAGCTCCTGTAATAAAAGCTCACGGATCATCTGATGCTAATGCGATATATAATGCTATCCGTCAGACAAGAGAGATGGTAACAAATGATGTATCAGGCACAATTCTTTCTTCTATTAAGGGATAG